TCTGCTTTGAGAATTTTGGACAGAGACTACGGCGATTATTTGGATGATTACACCCAACTCTACTAGCACAACCCTCAAATTCAGTCTTTTTTATAAGATTATTGGCCGAGTTATTTTTTAAATGACTCCACCAGATAGTGATATTTGCCAATTTCTTGAGTGCCACCAATACTGAATTTGTGTTCTTCTAAGATCATTTCTACATCTTCAGGGCTCAAACGAACATTATATGGCGGTCCTGGCGGTCCTTCAACCTTGTTGAATTCAACAACCGCAAACGTAGCTCCTGGTTGAAGAATTCTTTTAATCTCAGATAAAACCGGATTTAATGTACCTTCATTGGCAAATCCGTGAAGAACATTGGCCATAACACACTTATTAGCAATTTCATCATTTAAAGGGATGGCAATAGCCATATCTGCCTGTATAACTTCAATATTTTCCATCTCATTTTGCTTGATCTTTTTTCTGAGAATATCCAGACTTGGTTCATAAACATCCAGTGAATAAACCTTTCCTTGGTTTTTGACAATTTTTGATGCTGCTATGGAAATAAATCCATCACCACAACCAGCATCAATGAAGTTATCACCTTCAACTAATCCTATCGCCATTAAAATCTTATTGGCATCCAATATATCTTGGGAAGATTTTCCATGATGTTTATGACCATATTTTCCTGTAATAACTCCCACCAACGTATTATTTATTACGATATCACTGT
This window of the Methanobacterium sp. genome carries:
- a CDS encoding class I SAM-dependent methyltransferase, coding for MTGKYGHKHHGKSSQDILDANKILMAIGLVEGDNFIDAGCGDGFISIAASKIVKNQGKVYSLDVYEPSLDILRKKIKQNEMENIEVIQADMAIAIPLNDEIANKCVMANVLHGFANEGTLNPVLSEIKRILQPGATFAVVEFNKVEGPPGPPYNVRLSPEDVEMILEEHKFSIGGTQEIGKYHYLVESFKK